The following proteins are encoded in a genomic region of Cyclonatronum proteinivorum:
- a CDS encoding OprO/OprP family phosphate-selective porin, translating to MKSCQFTRSGLFTLFLSLLICGLFSFSAPVHAVAAESADSTASVQRDLLQTLRDNGVITAEQFERLMRQSAGEAVRTRDLLDDDDDFGYTQTDTRTRRFRVRSEDGRDLFRLRGRLYIDGAGNFLDDRKNTVDDNRENRGNLARYGTIIRSARLGAEGVMYEDFLWRMEVDFRDEEVRIRGAYVEYIRLNPLRIKIGNIKEPFGLEWMNSRNRATFLERAASVDAYKPDWNLGMALGWQGSRYSLSTALMSGGGLINERQQTGGYAFAGRATFAPYMGFDSYTHLGFSSSYRVNAFTERIDGNFDQQYVDVRMRTRTGTRAIDGRFIGADDIDDVVDITRYHAEAAFGIGPVHMQGEYTIVDVRRDFLKPDLSLGGWYVQAGWFLTGERRVYRPDRGNFGAIVPNRNFQPGFGPGAWELAFRYAHVDSNDQDYDGGEMRHFTAGLNWYLNRETRLMLNYIYLDAERLNGKRTKGSLIAARVQFEF from the coding sequence ATGAAATCCTGCCAATTTACCCGTTCAGGCCTGTTTACGCTTTTTCTTAGCTTGCTGATATGCGGGCTTTTTTCATTTTCTGCACCTGTGCACGCCGTCGCTGCGGAATCGGCTGACAGCACCGCATCGGTTCAGCGGGACTTACTGCAAACCCTTCGCGACAACGGAGTGATTACTGCGGAGCAGTTTGAACGCCTTATGCGGCAGTCCGCCGGAGAAGCTGTCCGCACCCGCGATTTGCTGGATGATGACGATGATTTCGGCTACACCCAAACAGATACCAGAACCCGGCGCTTCCGGGTGCGTTCTGAGGATGGCCGCGACCTGTTCAGACTCCGGGGGAGGCTTTATATTGATGGGGCGGGGAATTTCCTGGATGACCGTAAGAACACGGTGGATGACAACCGCGAAAACCGCGGGAATCTGGCGCGGTATGGCACGATCATCCGCAGTGCGCGCCTCGGTGCGGAAGGGGTGATGTATGAGGATTTCCTCTGGCGGATGGAGGTGGATTTCCGGGATGAAGAAGTCCGGATTCGAGGCGCGTATGTGGAATACATCCGGCTGAATCCGCTGCGGATCAAAATCGGGAATATTAAGGAGCCGTTCGGGCTGGAATGGATGAATTCGCGCAACCGCGCGACCTTCCTGGAGCGCGCCGCCAGTGTGGATGCATACAAGCCCGACTGGAATCTCGGTATGGCGCTTGGCTGGCAGGGTAGCCGGTACAGCCTGAGCACCGCGCTGATGAGCGGGGGCGGGCTTATCAATGAGCGGCAGCAAACGGGCGGATATGCGTTTGCGGGTCGGGCGACTTTCGCGCCTTACATGGGCTTTGATTCGTACACGCATCTCGGGTTTTCATCGAGCTACCGGGTGAATGCGTTCACAGAGCGCATTGACGGGAATTTTGATCAGCAGTATGTGGATGTGCGGATGCGCACCCGAACGGGCACCCGCGCTATTGATGGCCGCTTCATTGGGGCCGATGATATTGATGATGTGGTGGATATCACCCGTTATCACGCGGAGGCGGCTTTCGGCATTGGCCCCGTACACATGCAGGGTGAATACACGATTGTGGATGTTCGCCGCGATTTCCTCAAGCCGGACCTCAGCCTCGGCGGCTGGTACGTGCAGGCGGGCTGGTTCCTGACCGGTGAGCGGCGGGTGTACCGTCCGGACCGCGGCAACTTTGGCGCGATTGTGCCTAACCGCAATTTCCAGCCGGGCTTTGGGCCCGGTGCCTGGGAGCTTGCTTTCCGCTATGCGCATGTGGACTCCAACGATCAGGACTACGACGGCGGCGAGATGCGCCATTTCACGGCGGGCCTGAACTGGTACCTCAACCGCGAAACCCGTTTGATGCTGAACTACATCTACCTCGATGCCGAACGCCTGAACGGCAAGCGTACCAAAGGCAGCCTGATTGCAGCGCGGGTGCAGTTTGAGTTTTGA
- a CDS encoding DUF697 domain-containing protein — MKQQIRKLMLISAFALSFLILIIIINQLVQFSAVIARLNETAGLVFLILSLSVLLLSVSLPVLAFLKLPGALIPPPVSEGPAYEAHLKKLARRLNQNPSVQAHMGLIEGEEQIQGALVYLNGEATEKVKQASRRAFFTTAISQNGALDALFILGLQFRLIWDIAHVYSQRPSLKDLGFLYSNVFVTALVASQLDEAEYFEMIESVITTSIGSAVTFVPGTALIVNSALNGTSNAFLTLRIGMIAQEYCSAIVRPERRLLRNSATVKAARMLGVIARDATADLIAMTGKAGMNKAGQAGTAVGDWFKGLFRG, encoded by the coding sequence ATGAAACAACAAATCCGTAAGCTGATGCTGATTTCGGCTTTCGCCCTTTCGTTTCTGATTCTCATCATCATTATCAATCAGCTCGTGCAGTTCTCGGCTGTTATAGCGCGGCTGAACGAAACGGCCGGACTTGTTTTCCTCATCCTGAGCCTTTCAGTGCTGCTGCTCTCGGTGAGTTTGCCGGTTCTTGCCTTCCTGAAATTACCGGGTGCACTGATTCCGCCGCCCGTTTCCGAAGGTCCGGCCTATGAGGCGCATCTGAAGAAGCTGGCCCGCCGGCTGAATCAGAACCCCTCTGTACAGGCGCACATGGGACTGATTGAAGGCGAGGAGCAGATACAGGGCGCACTCGTGTACCTGAACGGCGAGGCGACCGAAAAGGTGAAACAGGCAAGCAGGCGGGCGTTTTTTACGACCGCGATCTCTCAAAACGGTGCGCTTGATGCGCTGTTTATCCTCGGCCTGCAGTTCCGGCTGATTTGGGACATCGCGCATGTGTACAGTCAGCGGCCTTCCCTGAAAGACCTCGGATTTCTGTACAGCAATGTTTTCGTGACCGCGCTGGTCGCCTCCCAACTCGATGAAGCCGAGTATTTCGAGATGATCGAATCGGTCATCACTACGAGCATCGGTTCGGCGGTTACTTTCGTGCCGGGCACCGCGCTCATCGTGAATTCTGCCCTCAACGGCACCTCAAACGCTTTCCTGACTCTGCGTATCGGCATGATCGCGCAGGAATACTGCAGCGCTATCGTTCGTCCTGAGCGCCGTCTGCTGCGCAACTCCGCAACGGTAAAAGCCGCCCGCATGCTCGGCGTAATCGCCCGCGACGCAACCGCCGACCTGATTGCCATGACCGGCAAAGCTGGCATGAACAAAGCGGGTCAGGCGGGAACTGCGGTTGGCGATTGGTTTAAAGGGTTGTTTAGGGGATGA
- a CDS encoding carboxypeptidase-like regulatory domain-containing protein, with translation MTFYHIVTAGLKIILVMYLSLSLSSCSQKTEANLTIISCIDQDGEILTGTAEVRINGVLHEIDCSAVNTISYKIAGDRIPLQFSGGEMPGYVLISPSETLPIGESGLEVELGFRSTANMIEIVINTCLDDNELPVDDVLKFTVDDKTYNINCPDGKRIFVEKDQSESDRGIEYAVAGEGFRYSGDGSISFREDQKQYYLTLMVESVANLSINNAPDAYTVALKNENENRTLFFEGQDYFEGLPTGRYLLEIEAEGFETLSETIELVRGDNAITFVSAPVIATGIINFDIIPETANVSVTSIATGEEFPVQSNDQSLALPVGDYSWTADADDYKSESGQIELRRGESNLNITLQPIEVMGELVVAVRPANANISVRNTSNNQIIQPGTNELLQLTPGVYEYDIELAGFNSRTGTVEIRPGSASSITATLSEVSILSFIDDMQQARSITDASRLLRSKPAQAPGLSAENRLRYHNELYRLAVILYEGGDIRDAVNVFEYLVSEDNANFQARLALGNHLVRSASNLNELTEAREFIRPMFGSMRFNYPPNDRQRVELTARYFYALSYYEQIRLTTDTDRMGVVARQAISQLRDVHARFSEVDNLSSDLQNYKNDTLNLIQVVEADILFGIN, from the coding sequence ATGACATTCTATCACATTGTGACTGCAGGGCTGAAAATTATTTTGGTAATGTACCTGTCATTATCGCTCTCAAGTTGTTCCCAAAAAACAGAGGCAAATCTTACGATAATTAGTTGCATTGATCAGGACGGAGAGATTCTGACTGGAACTGCTGAGGTGCGTATCAATGGAGTACTGCATGAAATTGATTGTTCTGCTGTGAATACAATTTCATATAAAATAGCTGGCGATCGAATACCTTTACAGTTTTCAGGCGGAGAAATGCCAGGGTACGTTCTTATTTCACCCTCAGAAACTTTGCCTATAGGCGAAAGCGGGCTTGAAGTTGAACTTGGATTTCGTTCAACGGCAAATATGATTGAAATCGTAATAAATACATGTCTTGATGATAATGAGTTACCGGTAGATGATGTTTTGAAATTTACTGTTGACGACAAAACGTACAACATCAATTGTCCGGATGGAAAAAGAATATTCGTTGAGAAAGATCAGTCTGAGTCTGACAGAGGTATTGAGTACGCAGTTGCAGGTGAAGGCTTTCGATATAGCGGTGATGGCTCGATCAGTTTTAGGGAGGATCAAAAACAGTATTATTTAACGCTAATGGTAGAGTCTGTTGCAAACCTGTCAATTAACAATGCTCCCGATGCATATACAGTTGCCCTTAAAAACGAGAACGAAAACAGGACCTTGTTTTTTGAAGGTCAGGACTATTTTGAAGGTCTGCCAACAGGTAGATATTTACTTGAAATTGAAGCAGAAGGGTTCGAAACTCTGTCTGAAACGATTGAACTTGTGCGGGGAGATAATGCCATCACATTTGTATCCGCGCCAGTGATTGCCACAGGTATTATCAATTTTGATATAATACCAGAAACAGCCAATGTTAGTGTGACTTCGATAGCTACAGGCGAAGAATTCCCCGTTCAGTCAAACGATCAAAGTCTCGCTCTGCCCGTAGGTGACTACAGCTGGACAGCTGACGCCGATGATTATAAGTCTGAAAGCGGACAAATAGAATTACGCAGAGGCGAAAGCAATTTAAATATAACGCTTCAGCCAATTGAAGTAATGGGTGAACTTGTAGTAGCAGTACGGCCGGCGAACGCAAATATAAGTGTACGAAATACAAGTAATAATCAGATAATACAGCCGGGCACGAATGAGTTACTGCAGCTCACGCCCGGAGTGTATGAATACGATATTGAGTTAGCCGGTTTTAATTCAAGAACAGGTACTGTCGAGATCAGGCCCGGGAGCGCATCCTCAATTACTGCTACACTAAGTGAGGTATCAATACTCAGCTTCATAGATGACATGCAACAAGCTCGAAGTATCACAGATGCCTCAAGATTACTCAGAAGCAAACCCGCACAAGCGCCAGGTTTATCGGCTGAAAACAGACTTAGATATCATAATGAGCTGTACAGGCTTGCTGTAATATTATACGAAGGAGGAGATATACGAGATGCAGTTAATGTTTTTGAGTACCTGGTCTCAGAAGATAATGCCAATTTTCAGGCCAGGCTTGCATTGGGAAATCACCTGGTGAGAAGCGCTTCTAACTTAAACGAATTAACTGAAGCAAGAGAATTTATACGACCCATGTTTGGCAGTATGCGTTTTAATTACCCGCCAAATGACAGACAAAGGGTTGAACTAACTGCCAGATATTTTTATGCATTAAGTTATTATGAGCAAATACGTTTAACAACGGATACCGACAGAATGGGAGTCGTTGCAAGACAAGCCATATCTCAGCTTAGGGATGTTCATGCGAGGTTTTCAGAGGTTGATAACCTGTCTTCAGATCTGCAAAACTACAAAAATGATACTTTGAACCTCATTCAGGTTGTTGAAGCAGATATTCTCTTCGGGATTAATTAA
- a CDS encoding PP2C family protein-serine/threonine phosphatase — protein MSKALPIVSVHQEQGRRSYQEDRCLYLYDCIQDVPFALIAVADGMGGHRAGDIAAEIVIASLERYYKELKNNFTRDLRELKANAVEAILEANKEIAKAAQSDNEKAGMGTTLVMAIILGNKAVFFNVGDSRGYLFDEHTLDQITKDHSAIQQAVDKGYDVSSLNIGSNVLVNCLDGSSDTEVDVFPALDGFDISNKGILLCSDGVSGFVEENIILSILNQQSDNYARKIVEESYNNGSDDNITAIVLSRDDNTEDHNPIQYVGEDGNEEILSKGEFRENKANSLYVLLVVALFVASFLLGYIIRDMDIFGSKTDESAVILSNGEDTIEQSETGQSGETDSNGNNTVNKNSGFEVNILFGLPNTVNPEESGNDWFVLKGNVAMVDDSIRYSGFEIISPDSSQKEFDLTQIVPLNHLHEAVKYMRSECSGQFVLNYTVGKGDTVRKIERCTQVSVHEWRDKPADHSNIQVGEEFVILGTMPDNLQSQSEESN, from the coding sequence ATGAGCAAGGCTTTGCCAATTGTTAGTGTACACCAGGAACAGGGACGCCGATCCTACCAGGAGGATCGGTGTCTTTATTTGTATGATTGCATACAGGATGTACCATTTGCTCTAATTGCTGTCGCGGATGGTATGGGAGGTCATCGTGCCGGTGATATTGCTGCTGAAATAGTGATAGCCTCCCTTGAGCGTTACTATAAAGAATTAAAAAATAACTTCACCCGTGACTTAAGAGAGCTTAAAGCAAACGCAGTTGAAGCAATCCTTGAGGCTAATAAAGAAATAGCTAAAGCGGCGCAGTCTGACAACGAAAAGGCTGGTATGGGTACAACGCTCGTTATGGCTATTATCCTGGGAAATAAGGCGGTTTTCTTTAATGTTGGTGATTCAAGAGGATATCTTTTTGATGAACATACGTTGGACCAAATAACAAAAGATCATTCGGCAATTCAACAAGCCGTTGATAAAGGTTATGATGTTTCATCGTTAAATATAGGTTCGAATGTACTCGTAAACTGCTTAGACGGAAGCTCAGATACGGAGGTTGATGTCTTCCCGGCACTTGATGGTTTTGACATTTCAAATAAAGGAATATTACTCTGTTCTGATGGTGTTTCTGGATTTGTTGAGGAAAATATAATATTAAGTATTTTAAACCAGCAATCGGATAATTATGCAAGAAAAATTGTTGAGGAGTCATATAATAATGGTTCTGATGATAATATAACTGCTATAGTATTAAGTCGTGATGATAATACTGAAGACCATAATCCTATTCAATATGTTGGTGAAGATGGAAACGAAGAAATTTTAAGTAAAGGTGAATTTCGGGAAAATAAAGCCAATTCACTATATGTACTGCTGGTTGTTGCATTATTTGTAGCTTCATTTTTATTAGGATATATAATTAGAGATATGGATATATTTGGTTCCAAAACGGATGAGTCTGCAGTAATTTTGTCTAATGGCGAGGACACTATTGAACAAAGTGAAACAGGGCAAAGTGGTGAAACTGATAGTAATGGAAATAATACAGTAAATAAAAATAGTGGGTTTGAAGTAAATATACTTTTTGGTTTGCCTAACACAGTTAATCCTGAAGAGTCCGGAAATGATTGGTTTGTTCTTAAAGGTAATGTTGCTATGGTGGATGATAGTATTCGATATAGTGGATTTGAAATTATAAGTCCTGATAGTAGCCAAAAGGAATTTGATTTAACACAAATAGTTCCTTTGAATCATTTGCATGAAGCCGTTAAATATATGAGAAGCGAGTGTAGTGGTCAATTTGTTTTGAATTATACTGTAGGTAAAGGTGATACTGTAAGAAAAATTGAACGTTGTACACAAGTTAGTGTGCATGAATGGCGTGATAAACCTGCAGATCATAGTAATATTCAAGTTGGTGAAGAGTTTGTGATTCTTGGTACTATGCCAGATAATCTACAATCCCAATCAGAAGAGTCGAACTAA
- a CDS encoding FHA domain-containing protein: MNTKIIAKYFAIVVVWLFVATDVSAQTELNIQDLQNNISRYLDRAVIIEGVVDQHIDDVGDLGAYVVRDRFNDVIRVRTSDSKPPLNTTLRISGIFTEGAAIRGERTFFVLESSREFTDVGGSTVMLTLNSNPSGATIIMNGVMQGTTPANLILPQDRNVMLQLQKNFYNDKTISVVTRRDNIIREVKLTRSGLYYVATFLGIGLILALIGIVWFATKDTSSGGSGVTGSTTGGNRGEGGNRGQGGNSVRKPTDTEDQKPSVVENKTVKMNVLQGRTVKVRRGYFSVLEGISEPKELRLYIDPKSSANEYTFGRDDINSVNHFQLKDMTVSRKQAVLVVENNGPYTIVNNAKSDSNPTKVNDEEMAPYESRALNHGDIVQMGNVKLEFRLK, translated from the coding sequence ATGAATACTAAAATAATAGCAAAATATTTTGCAATAGTCGTCGTGTGGCTATTCGTAGCAACTGATGTTTCTGCTCAAACTGAGTTGAATATTCAAGACCTTCAAAACAACATATCAAGGTATTTGGACCGTGCAGTTATCATTGAGGGTGTGGTCGATCAGCATATTGATGATGTTGGTGATCTCGGAGCTTATGTTGTTCGTGACAGGTTTAATGACGTTATTAGGGTAAGAACCTCAGATTCAAAGCCTCCACTAAATACAACCTTAAGAATTTCAGGGATATTTACAGAGGGTGCAGCAATACGTGGGGAAAGAACTTTTTTTGTACTTGAGTCAAGTCGCGAATTTACAGATGTTGGCGGAAGCACGGTAATGCTAACCCTAAATTCTAACCCGTCCGGCGCTACAATTATCATGAATGGCGTAATGCAGGGCACAACGCCTGCTAATCTTATTTTGCCTCAGGACCGAAATGTAATGTTACAGTTACAGAAGAATTTTTATAACGATAAAACCATTTCGGTTGTAACACGAAGGGATAATATTATTCGTGAAGTTAAATTAACAAGATCTGGTTTATATTATGTAGCAACCTTTTTGGGGATTGGTTTGATTTTAGCCTTAATTGGTATTGTTTGGTTTGCAACAAAAGATACAAGTTCTGGAGGTTCCGGAGTCACAGGTTCTACAACAGGTGGAAATCGTGGTGAAGGTGGAAACAGAGGTCAGGGTGGAAATAGTGTTAGAAAACCAACAGATACTGAAGACCAAAAACCATCTGTTGTTGAAAACAAGACTGTAAAAATGAATGTTCTTCAAGGCAGAACTGTCAAAGTGCGCAGAGGTTATTTTAGTGTTCTGGAAGGTATCTCAGAGCCTAAAGAATTGCGACTCTATATTGATCCAAAATCATCTGCAAATGAGTATACATTTGGTAGGGATGACATCAATAGTGTAAATCACTTTCAACTTAAGGACATGACAGTAAGCCGTAAACAAGCAGTCCTTGTTGTTGAAAACAACGGACCGTATACTATTGTCAACAACGCCAAATCAGACTCTAACCCCACAAAAGTGAACGATGAAGAAATGGCACCTTATGAAAGTCGTGCCCTCAACCACGGAGATATTGTTCAAATGGGCAATGTTAAGTTAGAGTTTAGGCTTAAGTAA
- a CDS encoding serine/threonine-protein kinase, with protein sequence MVNLLINIAIAFLLLSAETREVLIQTETGALVSVNGVVAQEVGVGVYRVAFAENSEAGRVIEVFVEKPGFIPKHMTFPASQSLDNGGVLEKNIILNPAFASNVNKQNEWYFILGMLFVLFACVLVFLYFYSGVNSLSVQKLINKKKFTSKEKYIEEDPNVFNEENEDNSKQLTQEESEESDIRAEEPNVVDDSQYHHKYMPKEWVSDDQEKDVASKSIILDGKNFLVLKHLAKGGVADLFLVQDMNGNQLVLKQMSQFLDDDDMRKKFIGEGFAVKRINQHTPNAPIVEIFNYGQMINDSGETVPFILMEYLKGANLTNIIKENRLSFHDKIVISIQLMDAIDAVHSTGVLHRDIAPDNIMVTEEDTPKIKLIDFGVAKHDVAWLSGSSYGALYGKPAYMSPEYLEGTTELDYRSDYYALGVLMYELFSGSLPFKDKNPYAIAEMHRFKEVPKLESVPDKITDIIYMLLEKKPGQRPNSLHEIKLTLKNMINYEY encoded by the coding sequence TTGGTCAACCTTCTGATTAATATTGCAATAGCTTTCCTTTTGCTGTCTGCTGAAACGAGGGAAGTGTTAATTCAGACTGAGACAGGTGCACTTGTTAGTGTAAATGGAGTTGTTGCGCAAGAAGTAGGGGTGGGAGTGTATAGAGTAGCATTTGCAGAGAATTCAGAAGCAGGCAGAGTTATTGAAGTTTTTGTAGAGAAGCCGGGATTTATTCCAAAACATATGACATTTCCTGCGAGTCAGTCTTTGGATAATGGTGGTGTTTTAGAAAAAAATATAATATTAAATCCAGCCTTTGCTTCAAATGTAAATAAGCAGAATGAATGGTACTTTATTCTCGGTATGCTTTTTGTCCTATTTGCTTGCGTATTAGTTTTTCTCTATTTCTATTCCGGCGTAAATTCATTATCCGTACAAAAGTTGATTAACAAAAAAAAGTTTACATCGAAAGAAAAATATATAGAGGAAGATCCAAATGTATTTAACGAGGAAAACGAAGATAATTCAAAACAATTAACACAAGAAGAGTCAGAAGAGAGCGACATAAGGGCAGAAGAGCCAAATGTCGTGGATGATAGCCAATATCATCATAAATACATGCCCAAAGAATGGGTGTCGGATGATCAGGAAAAAGATGTGGCTTCCAAATCTATCATACTTGATGGGAAAAATTTTTTGGTACTGAAGCATTTGGCAAAAGGTGGTGTTGCTGATTTGTTTCTTGTTCAAGATATGAATGGTAATCAGCTGGTGCTAAAGCAGATGTCGCAATTTTTAGACGATGATGATATGAGAAAGAAGTTTATAGGCGAAGGTTTTGCAGTTAAGAGAATAAACCAGCACACCCCAAATGCTCCAATCGTTGAAATATTCAACTATGGACAAATGATAAATGATAGTGGCGAAACCGTACCTTTTATTTTAATGGAATATTTAAAAGGTGCTAACTTAACAAATATAATTAAAGAGAATAGGTTGAGTTTCCATGATAAAATTGTTATTTCAATACAATTAATGGATGCTATTGACGCTGTGCATAGCACAGGAGTTCTTCACCGTGATATAGCTCCGGATAATATAATGGTTACTGAAGAAGATACTCCAAAGATTAAATTAATTGACTTTGGAGTAGCAAAGCATGACGTAGCATGGCTCTCAGGTTCTTCCTATGGTGCCCTGTACGGAAAGCCAGCCTACATGTCACCGGAGTATCTTGAAGGGACTACCGAATTAGATTATCGTTCTGACTATTATGCCTTAGGTGTACTGATGTATGAGCTGTTCTCTGGCAGTTTGCCTTTTAAAGATAAAAATCCTTATGCGATTGCTGAAATGCATAGATTTAAAGAAGTGCCTAAGTTAGAATCCGTGCCTGATAAGATCACTGACATAATATATATGTTACTCGAAAAGAAACCTGGTCAAAGACCAAATTCACTTCATGAAATAAAATTAACTTTAAAAAACATGATTAATTATGAATACTAA
- a CDS encoding cupin domain-containing protein, with the protein MTSRKDRIIRALHLSPHPEGGYFRETYRSPLNLPVHQQTEAFEGPRAACTGIYYLLGAGDFSAFHRIKSDEMWHHYEGVPLTIHLIHPDGLYQAVTIGGDVGAGGRPQFVVPANTWFAVTVEANPETQRDAFALTGCTVSPGFDFKDFEMANGYMLKNAFPEHADLISELVRE; encoded by the coding sequence ATGACAAGCCGTAAAGACCGCATTATCCGTGCCCTGCACCTGAGTCCGCACCCGGAAGGCGGATATTTCCGTGAAACCTACCGCAGCCCGCTGAATCTGCCGGTTCATCAGCAAACAGAAGCCTTCGAGGGTCCCCGCGCAGCCTGTACCGGCATTTATTACCTTCTCGGAGCCGGAGATTTCTCTGCCTTTCACCGCATTAAATCCGATGAAATGTGGCACCATTATGAAGGCGTACCCCTTACCATTCACCTGATTCACCCCGATGGCCTGTATCAGGCGGTGACAATCGGCGGGGATGTCGGTGCCGGTGGCCGGCCGCAATTTGTCGTGCCCGCCAATACCTGGTTTGCGGTAACGGTCGAGGCCAACCCGGAAACGCAACGCGACGCCTTCGCACTTACCGGCTGCACGGTCTCTCCCGGATTTGATTTCAAGGATTTTGAAATGGCAAACGGCTACATGCTCAAAAATGCCTTCCCCGAACATGCTGACCTTATCTCGGAATTGGTGAGAGAATAA
- a CDS encoding NIF family HAD-type phosphatase, producing the protein MASHPILLILDLDETLLHAADTRVDGRVPDAEVLGFQVYFRPHVADFLRKCAEDFELAIWSSGTDDYVEAMVDALPTHRSLFHFVWGRSRCTYKRERANSRFGELLPDYEYTKQLKKIIRIGYRKERILIVEDTPLKVMNCYGNAIYVPPFMGQPDDVLLELHAYLQTLKNAEDVRRIEKRFWRGTA; encoded by the coding sequence TTGGCATCCCACCCCATCCTCCTCATCCTCGACCTCGATGAAACCCTCCTTCATGCCGCCGATACGCGCGTTGACGGCAGGGTGCCTGATGCAGAAGTGCTGGGGTTTCAGGTATATTTCAGGCCGCATGTCGCGGACTTTCTCCGGAAGTGCGCGGAAGATTTTGAGCTTGCGATTTGGTCATCAGGCACGGATGATTATGTAGAGGCCATGGTTGATGCGCTGCCCACGCACCGGTCGCTGTTCCATTTTGTTTGGGGGCGCAGCCGCTGCACCTACAAGCGCGAGCGGGCAAATTCACGCTTCGGCGAGTTGCTGCCGGATTACGAGTACACCAAGCAGTTAAAAAAGATCATCCGCATCGGCTACCGGAAGGAGCGGATTCTGATTGTGGAGGACACCCCGCTAAAGGTCATGAACTGTTACGGGAATGCGATTTATGTACCACCGTTTATGGGTCAGCCGGATGATGTGCTCCTGGAGCTGCACGCCTACCTGCAAACGCTGAAAAATGCGGAGGATGTGCGGCGGATTGAGAAACGGTTTTGGCGGGGAACCGCCTAA